A single genomic interval of Astyanax mexicanus isolate ESR-SI-001 chromosome 4, AstMex3_surface, whole genome shotgun sequence harbors:
- the LOC103026539 gene encoding cysteinyl leukotriene receptor 1, with protein MDGLNISKVSCNHSDKYKYPTYSAVFSMVFVFGLVGNAGAMYVFCKLSIKNRLSTIFLIHLAASDLVFILTLPIRIAFYATHSLSATDPSESSVRSSAMVWACRISTYLFYISMYCSILFLTALSVCRYLVLAERIRLQNSEACRWARGLCWGIWCFVLGGNTLYILLTYGYKLEAEGCLEPSDEGSWKYLYHLNLIVLVICFVLPLTVVLVCYSLIIHHILQTKAGQRRRDVCLVCLVLCIFCLCFLPYHIQRTLHLHYMMHKERACQLLATLQKTVVVTLCFAAMNSCLDPLIFLFVGHGFIPVVNKLVAQCALRGQSHSGNASQTKAWLPVSRSSKNVKEDQASSVVLE; from the coding sequence ATGGATGGACTAAACATCTCCAAAGTCAGCTGTAACCACTCGGATAAGTACAAGTACCCAACCTATTCTGCAGTGTTTAGCATGGTCTTTGTATTTGGTCTTGTAGGAAATGCCGGTGCAATGTACGTTTTCTGCAAGCTCTCAATCAAGAATCGCCTGTCGACCATCTTCCTTATCCACTTGGCTGCTTCTGACCTCGTCTTTATACTCACCTTGCCCATACGGATTGCCTTTTATGCCACCCATTCTTTGTCTGCAACTGATCCATCGGAATCTTCTGTCCGATCTTCTGCAATGGTCTGGGCCTGCCGTATCTCCACTTACTTGTTTTACATCAGTATGTACTGCAGCATCTTGTTCCTGACAGCCCTGAGTGTCTGCCGTTACTTAGTGCTGGCTGAACGGATACGCCTCCAAAACAGCGAGGCCTGCCGGTGGGCTCGTGGCCTGTGCTGGGGAATCTGGTGCTTTGTGCTGGGAGGAAACACTTTGTACATCCTTCTAACTTATGGTTACAAGTTAGAAGCTGAGGGATGCCTAGAACCTAGTGATGAAGGTTCGTGGAAGTACCTGTATCACCTGAATCTGATAGTCCTGGTGATATGTTTTGTACTTCCACTGACCGTGGTGTTAGTTTGTTACTCGTTGATCATCCACCACATCTTGCAGACAAAGGCAGGCCAGAGGCGGCGGGATGTTTGCCTGGTCTGCTTGGTGCTTTGTATCTTCTGCCTGTGCTTTCTGCCCTACCACATCCAGCGCACACTGCATCTTCACTACATGATGCACAAGGAGAGGGCATGCCAGCTGCTAGCTACCTTGCAGAAGACGGTGGTGGTCACTCTCTGCTTTGCTGCCATGAACAGCTGCTTGGATCCACTCATTTTCTTGTTTGTCGGCCATGGCTTTATACCAGTGGTGAACAAGCTCGTGGCACAATGCGCACTACGAGGACAGTCTCATAGTGGGAATGCTTCTCAAACGAAAGCATGGCTACCAGTAAGTAGAAGCTCCAAAAATGTTAAAGAAGACCAGGCATCTTCTGTGGTATTGGAGTGA